Proteins from one Salaquimonas pukyongi genomic window:
- a CDS encoding UbiH/UbiF family hydroxylase yields MAGAKQSWTGDFAVIGGGLSGLISALAAANRGLSVALAAPPLAEPDGRTTALLADSIAFLKEIGLWEAMEPIAHPLRTMRILDGTNRLIRAPQADFRASEIGLDAFGYNLENKVLAAMLHGQISASKHISVFEEPVVEFDETAPGQHAATLQSGMKIAAKAYAAADGRNSMIRQQLAITCRQWRYPQVALVANLEHTLDHHDTSTEFHTETGPLTLVPLGVKRSSLVIVLDEAGADALLALNEAALARELEERMHSVLGKLKLVSPVGKFPLSSALAGKFGKDDVMLIGEAGHAFPPIGAQGLNLGIRDIRTAVALAGEPLRPGLPPAGERYHRRRAADIASRTASVDLLNRSLLSAFLPVQAVRAAGLYLLANAGPMRRLMMREGVLPGMGLQNLSERLRGGLKPSAMRERST; encoded by the coding sequence ATGGCAGGGGCAAAACAAAGCTGGACCGGCGATTTTGCGGTGATCGGTGGCGGACTTTCCGGCCTGATTTCAGCCCTGGCTGCGGCAAACAGGGGCTTGAGCGTTGCTTTGGCAGCACCGCCGCTGGCCGAGCCCGATGGACGCACCACCGCCCTGCTCGCCGATTCGATTGCCTTTTTGAAGGAAATCGGCCTTTGGGAAGCAATGGAGCCCATTGCCCATCCCCTGCGCACCATGCGTATTCTGGACGGAACCAACCGCCTCATCCGCGCCCCGCAGGCCGATTTCAGAGCTTCCGAAATTGGCCTGGATGCCTTCGGCTACAACCTCGAGAACAAGGTTCTGGCGGCCATGCTGCACGGGCAGATCTCCGCCTCAAAGCACATCTCGGTGTTCGAGGAGCCGGTCGTGGAATTTGATGAAACCGCACCCGGCCAGCATGCTGCAACGCTTCAAAGCGGCATGAAAATCGCCGCCAAAGCCTATGCTGCCGCTGACGGACGCAACTCGATGATACGCCAGCAGCTTGCCATTACTTGCCGCCAGTGGCGCTATCCGCAGGTCGCACTGGTTGCCAACCTTGAACACACATTGGACCATCACGACACCAGTACGGAATTTCACACCGAAACCGGGCCGCTGACCCTGGTGCCCCTGGGCGTGAAACGCTCAAGCCTGGTGATTGTGCTGGATGAAGCAGGCGCTGACGCGTTGCTTGCCCTCAACGAAGCTGCATTGGCAAGGGAACTGGAAGAGCGGATGCACTCGGTTCTTGGAAAACTGAAACTGGTTTCACCGGTTGGAAAATTTCCCTTGTCCAGCGCCCTTGCCGGCAAGTTCGGCAAGGATGATGTCATGCTGATCGGCGAAGCCGGCCATGCCTTCCCGCCAATCGGCGCCCAGGGACTTAATCTGGGGATAAGGGATATCCGAACTGCCGTGGCACTTGCCGGTGAGCCGTTACGGCCCGGTCTGCCACCGGCCGGCGAACGCTATCACCGTCGGCGCGCCGCCGATATCGCCTCGCGCACCGCCTCTGTCGATCTTCTGAACCGTTCGCTGCTTTCCGCCTTTCTGCCGGTTCAGGCGGTCCGCGCCGCGGGGCTTTACCTGCTTGCCAATGCCGGCCCCATGCGCCGCCTGATGATGCGCGAAGGTGTCCTGCCGGGCATGGGCCTTCAAAACCTGTCAGAGCGGCTGCGCGGCGGGCTGAAACCTTCAGCTATGCGGGAACGTTCAACATGA